CGTCTTGGTGTCCACCCTGCAGAGCAGAATTTCCCTCCGTTCAGAAGCTGTATGATCAGTATAAAAATAATCCGGACATCGTATTTCTTACCGTAAATCTTGATGATAACACGGCTCTTGGAAAATCTTATTTAAAGGAAAAAGGCTTTACAGTTCCTTTTCTGGTGCCGGCTGGCAATATTCCCGGAGTACTTTACAGTGGATCATTACCCACAACGGTAGTGCTGGATAAAAAAGGAGAAATACGTCTGCATCATAAAGGATTGGCAGATTATAGTAAAGATTCTTTTTACCAGCAGATTGATGAACTGTTGAAGCAAAAGCCTTAATTTTTACAGCTTATGATTTCTTTTGCCATATTAACTCTAGTAGAAATAGAATCTGAAATATTGAAAGTGAAAAGTCCTGTGCAGAATTTTTCCAAAACAATACCATTTCCTTTCTCTGAACGGTACAGGAATTGGGTCACTCAGATACCAACAGCAGAAATATCTTCTGAAACGGTCCTGTATAATTCGGTTGAGGCTGTCAATGAGAATAAAGAATTTGCTCTTACTGATTATTGGTGTTTTGCAGGTAACGGGCAGGGCGATCGATGGTTTCTGAATACTGATGATCAGGTTTTTTTCTATAATCATGATTATGATGAAAAGATGGAACCTATGAATATTAATTTTGAAGAATGGTTGCAAATGGCTTTTGTTATCCGCCAGTTGGATATGTATTTCGATGAATACGGCAACATCCCGGAACCTGTTCAACAAGAGTTTTATAAAACCTTGAATAGGCTTCATCCAGCATTAAGTGATATTTATCCGTTTACATTTTAACACTGTTTATATCATCAAGACAATGAATTTAAATGTCTTGATGATAAAAGAGTACTTTTATACTACAAGAAATAGAACATGCTGCATTTGCTAAGGTCTCACATTGAAAAAATAATTCCTCTTAATGATGAAGAATTTGAATTCATATCATCCTGTTTTACCTATAAAAAATATAAGAAACATCAGTTTTTAGTACAGGAAGGAGAAACGGTGCCTTATAATTATTTTGTTCTGAAAGGCCTTCTGAAACTGGTTTACACTGATGAAACCGGAAAAGAACACATTATTGGATTTGCAATGGAAGACTGGTGGGAAACAGACTTTCCGGCTTACTATCAGCAAACTTTGGCAACGATGTCTTTAGAATGTCTTGAAGATACGGAAGTATTGTGTCTTCAGTTAGATGACTATAAAAAACTCTGTGCCCATCTGCCAAAACTGGAACATTTTTTTCTGGAAAAAGCATATATGGGATTTATTACCGCTCAGCAGCGAACCATTTCCATGATGACAACCGGAATAAAAGAGCGGTATGACCAGCTTTTGAAAAAATATCCTTCCCTTGTTCAACGTGTTCCGAAATCTCTTTTAGCTGCTTATTTAGGCGTTTCCAGAGAAACTTTAAGCCGCCTTCCACTGTAAAACTGTGATGGAACTCACACAATAATCGTGATCCGGATCACAGGGATTTGCTGTATTTGTTCTGCAATTTTGTACCGTAACATATAACAAATTCATACAATGGAAAAAAGAACGGTTAACCCATGGAAATGGCAGGATGAAAGAAGTTATTCTCAGGCTGTAGAGGTAAAAAATGTTGAAAGTACTTTATACTGCTCAGGACAAGCGGCTATTGATCCTGATGGAACGTCCAGTGATAAGGATATGAAATCGCAGCTGGAACAGGCTATTGGCCAATCTGGAAGAAGTAATCCGCATAGCGGGATATGAATGTAACGGCATCGTAAGATTAAATATCTATACAACTTCTACTGAAGAACTCTGGCCATATTTTCCAATTCTTCAGGAATGGATTGCCGAACATAAAATTCAGCAGGCTGTAACAATGCTTGAAGTAAAAGCTTTGTTTGAAACTTTAAAAGTGGAACTTGAAGCTACAGTCGTAAAATAAATGAGAAATTGGGCTTAAAAAAATAAACCTTCAAAATATAATTTGGAGGTTTTTTCCTACATTTATCCTAACCAATTACTATATCCAAAGATCTTATGAATATTCAACTTTTTTCAAAAAATGCTTTAATAGGTGGAGCTACACAGGGTATTGGCGCCGGAATTGCCATAGAGCTGGCAAAATGCGGAGCCAATGTTACGGTTATGGCCCGAAATGAAACAAAACTTAAAGCCTTCGTTTCTTCACTGCCGGTCATCAATCCTGAACAAAAACATGAATATCTGGTAGCCGATTTCTCGGACTTTGAAAATTATAAAAAAATTATAACAGGATATTTTAATGACC
The window above is part of the Chryseobacterium sp. MA9 genome. Proteins encoded here:
- a CDS encoding TlpA disulfide reductase family protein, with protein sequence MENVKIWIRKNASTAVLTILFIIVLVNKDAKAWLMRQVASTGILNSSISESKESQNTSARISYAGFMLKNEEGVVIDTSALQNKVVFINFWASWCPPCRAEFPSVQKLYDQYKNNPDIVFLTVNLDDNTALGKSYLKEKGFTVPFLVPAGNIPGVLYSGSLPTTVVLDKKGEIRLHHKGLADYSKDSFYQQIDELLKQKP
- a CDS encoding Crp/Fnr family transcriptional regulator, which gives rise to MLHLLRSHIEKIIPLNDEEFEFISSCFTYKKYKKHQFLVQEGETVPYNYFVLKGLLKLVYTDETGKEHIIGFAMEDWWETDFPAYYQQTLATMSLECLEDTEVLCLQLDDYKKLCAHLPKLEHFFLEKAYMGFITAQQRTISMMTTGIKERYDQLLKKYPSLVQRVPKSLLAAYLGVSRETLSRLPL